In the Lascolabacillus massiliensis genome, one interval contains:
- a CDS encoding NAD(+) synthase translates to MTTNKATEMNINDLGFLRVAASAPKLKVADCDFNTNEIKSVIEKALKEDVQIICFPELSITSYSCGDLFFQEALQQKALTSLIDLSDFVKEKRDIIVIVGLPLKIKNSLFNVAAVLSNEGIIGLVPKKFLPNSDEFQEKRWFATGTGIGEFNVDINNEVVPITSEGMVFTSPYGNFGIEICEDLWTPLPPSSEPIMQDADIIFNLSASNELVGKYKYRKSLVLQQSARCSSAYVYASAGVGESSTDLVFSGACIISENGRLLTESKRFSLDSEVIIADIDITSLRHDKLVDTNIIYNASGYLTEIECPIVPISPEKMYRSFNPYPFIPSKGEENDSFTDLFNIQTHGLAKRLLHTGVDKAVIGISGGLDSTLALLVVVKTFDLLGYPRENIFGITMPGFGTTDRTYSNAVSLMKSAGITVKEISITDAVMHHFDSIGHDPAIHDVTYENSQARERTQILMDFANKVGGLVVGTGNMSELALGWATYNGDHMSMYGVNSGVPKTLVSSLVRWIADTQLDNATSKILHDILDTPFSPELLPADNEGKIAQKTEHFVGPYELHDFFLHRMIRFGDRPKRILFMATLAFKEKYSSDEIQKWLRVFYKRFFEQQFKRSCMPDGPKVGTVNLSPRGSWRMPSDAVLKIWTDEIE, encoded by the coding sequence ATGACAACAAATAAGGCTACAGAAATGAATATTAATGATCTTGGATTTCTTCGGGTTGCAGCTTCTGCACCAAAATTAAAAGTGGCAGACTGCGACTTTAATACAAACGAAATTAAGTCGGTTATAGAAAAAGCACTTAAAGAGGATGTACAGATAATCTGTTTTCCTGAACTCAGCATAACTTCTTATAGCTGTGGTGATCTTTTTTTTCAGGAAGCACTTCAGCAAAAGGCTTTAACATCGTTGATAGATTTATCTGATTTTGTTAAAGAAAAGAGGGATATCATTGTAATAGTTGGGTTACCACTAAAGATTAAAAATAGTCTTTTCAATGTAGCAGCTGTTTTGTCAAACGAAGGAATAATTGGGCTGGTTCCAAAAAAGTTTCTCCCTAACAGCGACGAGTTTCAGGAAAAGAGATGGTTTGCCACCGGTACCGGAATTGGTGAATTCAATGTAGATATAAATAACGAAGTTGTTCCCATCACTTCTGAAGGAATGGTCTTCACAAGCCCTTACGGAAATTTCGGAATTGAGATTTGTGAAGACTTATGGACTCCTCTGCCTCCCTCTTCAGAGCCAATAATGCAGGATGCAGATATTATATTCAACCTTTCCGCAAGCAATGAGCTGGTAGGAAAATACAAGTATCGAAAATCACTTGTTTTGCAACAGTCAGCAAGATGCAGTTCGGCATATGTTTATGCTTCTGCCGGTGTAGGTGAATCATCAACCGATTTGGTGTTTTCCGGAGCCTGTATCATTAGTGAGAATGGAAGACTGCTTACTGAGTCAAAAAGGTTTTCACTGGATAGTGAAGTAATTATCGCAGATATTGACATCACTTCACTGCGTCACGATAAGCTGGTTGACACAAATATTATTTATAATGCATCAGGTTATTTAACTGAGATTGAGTGTCCGATTGTACCTATATCCCCTGAGAAAATGTACCGAAGCTTTAATCCATACCCATTTATACCTTCTAAGGGAGAGGAGAATGACAGTTTTACAGATCTTTTCAATATACAAACACATGGACTTGCAAAGAGATTACTGCATACTGGAGTTGATAAAGCTGTAATTGGGATATCGGGTGGACTTGATTCTACTCTGGCGCTCTTGGTGGTTGTTAAAACATTTGACTTACTCGGTTATCCTCGTGAGAATATATTTGGAATAACAATGCCCGGATTTGGAACAACAGACAGAACCTACTCAAATGCAGTTTCACTTATGAAATCTGCAGGTATTACAGTAAAAGAGATATCAATAACAGATGCGGTTATGCATCATTTTGATAGCATTGGTCATGATCCTGCAATACATGATGTTACATACGAAAATAGCCAGGCAAGAGAGCGCACTCAGATTCTTATGGATTTTGCCAATAAAGTTGGAGGACTGGTTGTAGGTACAGGAAATATGTCAGAACTTGCATTAGGATGGGCTACCTATAACGGAGATCATATGTCGATGTATGGAGTAAACAGTGGAGTTCCTAAGACTTTAGTTTCTTCGCTTGTACGTTGGATTGCCGACACTCAGCTTGATAATGCTACCAGCAAAATCTTACATGATATCCTTGACACTCCATTCAGTCCTGAACTGCTTCCGGCTGATAATGAAGGGAAGATCGCTCAAAAAACAGAACATTTTGTGGGTCCTTATGAGCTGCACGACTTTTTCCTTCATCGTATGATACGATTTGGAGATAGACCAAAACGCATATTATTTATGGCAACTCTGGCTTTTAAAGAAAAATACTCTAGTGATGAGATACAAAAATGGCTAAGGGTATTCTACAAAAGATTCTTTGAACAGCAGTTCAAGCGATCATGTATGCCTGATGGTCCAAAAGTGGGAACTGTAAATCTTTCTCCTCGAGGTTCATGGAGAATGCCTAGTGATGCGGTTTTAAAAATATGGACAGATGAGATAGAGTAG
- a CDS encoding RapZ C-terminal domain-containing protein, translated as MKQLIGLFSDFTGKKNPSIEVLPTSGSNRKYYRLQSNNISLIGVHGESVDENRAFICLARHFLGRGLNVPEVLAVSDDEMFYIQQDLGDTILFDTIKGGRLTGVFSHQEKELLHKTIYSLADFQIKGAQELDFSICYPLSEFNLRSVMWDLNYFKYSFLKTTGMDFREDLLENDFEKLASTLLEDKSDTFMYRDFQSRNVMLVDSSPYFIDFQGGRKGPIHYDVASFLWQAKANFSSDLREELIKTYITSLGKYKQVDESEFKYRLRQFVLFRTLQVLGAYGFRGYFEKKPHFIQSVPFALNNLRELLREGFSEYPYLDTLLREMVDLQQFADTRKRELEVKVYSFAYKKGIPNDVSGNGGGYVFDCRAINNPGKFERYSNVTGLDESVIKFLEDDGEIVDFLENIYPLVDMHVKRYMERNFTNLMISFGCTGGQHRSVYAAQHVAEHIHKKFGVKVSLVHREQNIEHEFK; from the coding sequence ATGAAACAACTAATAGGACTGTTTTCTGATTTTACAGGTAAAAAAAATCCCTCTATAGAAGTTTTGCCTACTTCTGGCTCAAACCGTAAATATTACAGACTTCAAAGTAATAATATTTCATTAATTGGTGTACATGGTGAGTCAGTAGATGAAAATCGCGCATTCATCTGTTTAGCCAGACATTTCTTGGGCAGAGGTTTGAATGTACCTGAAGTATTAGCTGTATCTGACGATGAGATGTTTTATATTCAACAGGATTTAGGAGACACAATACTTTTTGATACCATAAAAGGAGGCAGGTTAACCGGTGTTTTTAGTCACCAGGAGAAAGAGCTTCTTCATAAAACCATATATTCATTAGCTGATTTCCAGATTAAGGGGGCACAAGAACTTGATTTCAGTATATGCTATCCTCTTTCTGAGTTTAATCTTCGATCAGTAATGTGGGATTTGAACTACTTCAAATACAGTTTTTTGAAGACCACAGGTATGGATTTCAGAGAAGACCTTCTGGAAAATGATTTTGAAAAACTTGCCTCAACACTTTTAGAGGATAAGTCAGATACTTTCATGTATCGCGATTTTCAGTCACGTAATGTCATGCTTGTTGACAGCTCTCCATACTTTATTGATTTTCAAGGAGGGAGAAAAGGTCCGATCCACTATGACGTTGCATCTTTTCTCTGGCAAGCTAAAGCAAATTTCTCTTCTGATCTAAGAGAAGAGCTAATTAAAACATATATTACGTCACTCGGCAAATATAAACAAGTTGATGAGAGTGAATTTAAATATCGTTTACGTCAGTTTGTACTTTTCAGAACACTTCAGGTATTGGGTGCATATGGTTTCCGCGGATATTTTGAAAAGAAACCTCATTTTATTCAGAGTGTCCCTTTTGCTCTTAACAACTTACGTGAACTACTTCGAGAGGGATTCAGTGAATATCCATATCTTGACACACTACTGCGGGAGATGGTTGATCTGCAACAATTTGCAGACACACGTAAACGAGAATTGGAGGTAAAGGTTTACAGTTTCGCCTATAAGAAAGGAATACCAAACGATGTTTCAGGTAATGGAGGAGGCTACGTTTTTGATTGCCGTGCTATAAACAATCCCGGGAAATTTGAAAGGTATAGCAATGTTACCGGACTGGATGAATCTGTCATTAAATTTTTGGAAGATGATGGCGAGATAGTAGATTTTCTTGAAAACATTTATCCATTAGTCGACATGCATGTTAAGCGATATATGGAAAGAAATTTTACAAACCTGATGATCTCCTTCGGCTGTACGGGAGGTCAGCACCGTTCCGTTTATGCAGCACAGCATGTAGCTGAACATATACATAAGAAGTTTGGTGTAAAGGTTTCTCTTGTACATAGAGAACAGAATATTGAGCATGAGTTTAAATAG
- a CDS encoding RagB/SusD family nutrient uptake outer membrane protein, with product MKKILLYTISLLFLVTSCDLDYFPSDALTPDQLSADPGGAIYITEGNYSMFKDEYEYKGLYSSGNTYIRHYMMMTEYPGDNVTLSGRTTDPLYEAAVYRTTNTLKNVSTLWWLGYRILLGTNSVIGNVQDGASVESDHIKGENYFLRAITHLHLVTLYAKPYSQGRENKGIILRTSTDTSNSDFATVGEVYDQIVADLKEAIRLMSIGSRRGNAGFASKAAAQGLLSRVYLYMGMNQEVIDLVDEMLAGATPESKLESSATFPGYFANALTSRETLWAIAHTSLESQGQSSIASMYLNDGMGWGEVFSSDPLNDLYERYPEDIRYRSFVIPKYDPNSSSMMISWPVASEGTEDFRSNELRDVELNVSTNKYFFTEGSQNITVETEIVNGYPQNYIIWNGTKHKVRLTRRMQNRNSFPLYYISKFSYQDGDPMLSSPVMIRWAEVILNRAEAYAKLNRSAEALADVNVIRQRAGLSGDALFTTSNLAERGYSSVLDVVLDERRLELAFEGHRMFDVYRNNKEMDRRFAGVQPWEVISPDNPKIQYPIPFDETSVN from the coding sequence ATGAAAAAGATATTATTATATACAATTTCACTTCTGTTCTTAGTTACCTCATGCGATCTGGACTATTTTCCTTCTGATGCACTGACTCCGGATCAGCTGTCGGCAGACCCGGGAGGCGCAATTTATATTACTGAAGGCAACTATTCAATGTTCAAGGATGAATATGAGTATAAAGGGCTGTATTCCAGTGGCAACACCTATATCAGACACTATATGATGATGACGGAATATCCGGGTGATAATGTTACATTGTCAGGACGTACAACCGACCCTCTATATGAGGCAGCGGTTTACAGGACTACCAATACATTGAAAAATGTTTCAACATTATGGTGGCTTGGTTATAGAATTCTTCTGGGTACAAATTCAGTAATCGGAAATGTACAGGATGGGGCCTCAGTAGAATCAGACCATATTAAGGGAGAAAACTATTTCTTGAGGGCTATTACTCACTTGCACCTTGTAACTCTATACGCAAAGCCATACTCGCAGGGCAGAGAAAACAAGGGAATTATTTTACGTACAAGTACAGATACATCCAACTCTGACTTCGCTACTGTTGGTGAAGTTTATGATCAGATTGTAGCTGACCTTAAGGAGGCAATCAGACTTATGAGTATTGGTTCCCGCAGAGGTAATGCTGGATTTGCATCAAAAGCTGCCGCACAGGGTCTGCTATCCAGAGTTTACCTTTATATGGGAATGAATCAGGAGGTTATAGACCTTGTAGATGAAATGCTAGCCGGAGCTACTCCTGAGTCAAAACTGGAATCTTCTGCAACATTCCCGGGTTATTTCGCGAATGCTTTAACCTCTAGAGAGACATTATGGGCAATTGCTCACACCTCTCTGGAATCACAAGGTCAATCATCAATCGCCTCTATGTATCTGAATGATGGTATGGGTTGGGGTGAAGTATTTTCTTCAGACCCGTTGAATGACCTTTATGAAAGATATCCAGAAGATATCAGATATCGCTCTTTTGTAATCCCTAAATATGATCCTAATTCATCATCTATGATGATCAGCTGGCCTGTGGCAAGTGAAGGTACAGAAGACTTCCGTTCAAATGAACTGCGTGATGTTGAACTCAATGTTTCTACAAACAAATACTTTTTCACCGAAGGCTCACAGAACATTACGGTGGAAACAGAAATTGTAAACGGTTATCCGCAAAACTATATCATTTGGAATGGAACTAAGCATAAAGTTAGATTAACTCGTAGAATGCAGAATAGGAATAGTTTCCCACTCTATTACATCAGCAAGTTCTCTTATCAGGATGGAGATCCGATGTTAAGTTCACCTGTAATGATCAGATGGGCTGAAGTTATTCTCAACAGAGCTGAAGCCTATGCAAAGCTAAACAGGAGCGCAGAAGCTCTGGCCGATGTAAATGTTATCCGTCAGCGTGCCGGATTATCAGGTGATGCTCTGTTCACAACATCCAATTTAGCAGAAAGAGGATACAGTTCAGTGCTGGATGTGGTTCTGGATGAAAGACGTCTCGAACTAGCGTTTGAAGGGCACCGCATGTTTGATGTATATCGCAATAATAAAGAGATGGATCGCAGATTTGCAGGCGTACAGCCATGGGAAGTAATTAGTCCGGATAATCCTAAGATTCAATATCCTATACCTTTCGACGAAACTTCTGTAAACTAA
- a CDS encoding AGE family epimerase/isomerase → MLDYNNLEKLYKTELLENVVPFWLFKSQDKEFGGYFTCLDREGNVFDTDKFIWLQGRQVWLFSMLYNKVEKKQEWLDCAIQGAEFLKKYGHDGNYNWYFSLTKEGKPLIEPYNIFSYTFACMAFGQLSLATKNNEYSEIAIKTFQKILSKRENPKGKWNKAYPGTRQLKSFSLPMILSNLTLEIEHLLDKETIERTMEECIHEVMDVFLRPELGGIIVENLNADGTLSDTFDGRLVNPGHGLESMWFIMDLGVRLNRKDLIEKAVKTTLTLMEYGWDKKYGGIFYFMDRKGFPPQHLEWDQKLWWVHIEALIALLKGYQLTGSEECIAWFEKLHEYTWNHFKDSEHPEWWGYLNREGKVLLDLKGGKWKGCFHVPRGLFQCWKTLEQINKQ, encoded by the coding sequence ATGTTAGACTATAATAATTTAGAGAAACTTTATAAAACTGAACTTTTAGAAAACGTAGTACCATTCTGGTTATTTAAATCTCAGGATAAGGAATTTGGAGGTTACTTTACCTGCCTTGATCGGGAAGGTAATGTATTTGATACAGATAAATTCATCTGGTTACAAGGAAGGCAAGTCTGGCTTTTCTCAATGCTTTACAATAAAGTGGAGAAAAAACAAGAGTGGCTCGATTGCGCTATACAAGGTGCTGAATTCTTGAAAAAATATGGTCACGATGGTAATTATAATTGGTACTTTTCACTCACAAAAGAGGGAAAACCTTTAATAGAGCCATATAATATTTTCTCATACACATTTGCCTGTATGGCATTTGGTCAGTTAAGCCTTGCCACTAAAAACAACGAGTATTCTGAAATTGCAATAAAAACATTTCAAAAGATACTTTCCAAAAGAGAAAATCCAAAAGGTAAATGGAATAAAGCTTATCCTGGAACACGCCAACTGAAAAGCTTCTCCTTACCTATGATTTTAAGCAACCTTACACTTGAGATTGAGCATCTTCTTGACAAAGAAACGATAGAGCGAACTATGGAAGAATGCATTCACGAGGTAATGGATGTGTTCCTTCGTCCTGAGCTGGGTGGAATTATAGTGGAAAACCTAAACGCAGACGGGACATTATCAGATACATTCGATGGTCGTCTAGTTAATCCCGGACATGGACTTGAGTCTATGTGGTTCATTATGGACCTGGGTGTCAGACTTAATAGGAAAGATTTAATTGAGAAGGCCGTAAAAACAACATTAACTTTAATGGAATACGGATGGGATAAAAAGTACGGTGGCATTTTTTATTTCATGGACCGTAAAGGATTTCCACCTCAACATCTGGAATGGGACCAGAAACTATGGTGGGTACACATTGAAGCGCTTATAGCTTTATTAAAAGGATATCAACTTACAGGTTCTGAGGAGTGTATTGCCTGGTTTGAAAAGTTACACGAATATACATGGAATCACTTTAAAGACAGTGAACACCCAGAATGGTGGGGATACTTAAATAGAGAAGGTAAAGTTTTACTTGATTTAAAAGGAGGAAAATGGAAAGGTTGTTTTCATGTTCCCAGAGGCCTATTCCAATGCTGGAAGACATTAGAACAGATTAACAAACAATAA
- a CDS encoding PKD domain-containing protein: MKNCIRFSLIGILAFILLSCEKAEMPMALFDYQIDGITVQFTNYSTDATTYMWDFGDGNTSTEENPLHVYAESGNYIITFTATGEGGSKTIKEMLKIQKPALIQIDGNFDDWDNVPAEALASVTTLDEESALKEMKATSDDNYIYIYLVLEESKVFPIDIFINADNNSSTGGNTWLWDPCGAEFLLEGFISANLEDVTVFNFPADAAQDDWAWTEVLGPGSGIIKMSSPKTINGDIVAIEMYIIKEMIPATLAPEIGIGIFSSDENWSDNGVLPNTATGDPAPLMTLKLQ; this comes from the coding sequence ATGAAAAATTGCATAAGATTTTCACTAATAGGCATTTTAGCATTTATTTTACTATCATGCGAAAAAGCAGAAATGCCAATGGCTTTATTTGATTATCAGATAGATGGTATAACAGTGCAGTTTACTAACTATTCGACTGACGCAACCACCTACATGTGGGATTTTGGCGATGGCAATACATCAACAGAGGAGAATCCGCTGCATGTATATGCAGAATCGGGAAACTATATTATCACATTTACTGCTACAGGTGAGGGTGGATCTAAAACCATCAAGGAGATGCTTAAAATACAGAAACCTGCATTAATCCAGATTGATGGTAATTTCGATGACTGGGATAATGTTCCTGCAGAAGCACTTGCATCAGTAACTACTTTGGATGAAGAGTCAGCCCTTAAAGAGATGAAAGCAACTTCTGACGATAACTATATCTATATTTACCTGGTACTTGAAGAGTCAAAAGTATTCCCAATTGATATCTTTATCAATGCAGACAATAATTCTTCAACAGGAGGAAATACTTGGTTGTGGGATCCTTGTGGTGCTGAATTTCTACTGGAAGGTTTCATCTCTGCCAATCTGGAGGATGTAACAGTATTCAACTTCCCGGCAGATGCAGCTCAGGACGACTGGGCATGGACTGAAGTTTTAGGTCCCGGAAGCGGTATTATCAAGATGTCCTCTCCAAAAACCATTAACGGTGATATTGTAGCAATTGAGATGTATATCATTAAAGAAATGATTCCTGCAACACTTGCTCCAGAAATTGGTATCGGTATTTTCTCATCTGATGAAAACTGGTCTGATAATGGTGTACTTCCAAATACAGCAACTGGTGACCCGGCTCCATTAATGACTTTGAAACTACAATAA
- a CDS encoding peptide deformylase: MKFKTLASILFSFQFTLIFSQSFTERELEIIYNGDEDSPFRVLQTTDKVDSLILRMESADIDADSIAGNEDLRYFLKRLKNTLYASGGVGIAAPQVGVLKNIFLFMRMNHPEQLVETALNPKIVSHPIETVCFERDGCLSIPELRGNSIRFPWIDVEYYDDSGNLINERLEGYSRMGDFTSVIFQHEYDHLNGILFIDRLCQPLINSDELDRRVALDFNKSRDDIVKWIQSNHNFTPTEKQLDEWEESGILEFRIIEGEKRYFRNAAPNIFRVNADARQFINSSIIKSAEAGAKNILDTHLNEISETDIKGKYVLPEVSTHVKYTITVLESKVNVGETVKAWLPYPRMDIDRQTNVSFINASQDNYILSEDQTEHTSIYMEQVAKKGEPITFSVEFSFTSQGEWFDLSQITPKPYNKDSELYRKYTSQKPPHIVFSENIRSLTDSITRNDKSEIENLQSIYSYITSNFPWASALEYSTIPNIPEYVLQYNKGDCGQVALLLISMLRYKGIPARWQSGWMTHPGEVNLHDWAEVYFEGVGWIPVDVSFGRGEPLNNRIGRKFFMSGIDSYRLYINNDFSGKFYPAKQFPRSETVDFQRGEVETEKENLYFNKWDYKLEIISQKKE, from the coding sequence ATGAAATTCAAAACTCTAGCTTCTATATTGTTTTCTTTTCAATTTACATTGATCTTTTCTCAATCTTTCACGGAAAGAGAACTGGAAATAATATATAATGGAGATGAAGACTCTCCTTTTAGGGTTTTGCAAACTACAGATAAGGTTGATTCATTAATTCTGAGAATGGAATCTGCAGATATCGATGCTGACTCAATTGCAGGAAATGAAGATTTGCGGTATTTTCTTAAAAGACTAAAAAATACTTTATATGCTTCGGGTGGTGTAGGAATTGCTGCTCCTCAGGTTGGCGTTCTAAAGAACATATTCCTATTTATGAGAATGAATCATCCTGAGCAATTAGTAGAGACAGCTTTAAATCCTAAAATAGTAAGTCACCCGATTGAAACAGTCTGTTTTGAGCGCGATGGCTGTCTTTCAATACCTGAATTAAGAGGGAATTCTATTAGATTTCCATGGATTGATGTTGAATATTATGATGATTCCGGCAATTTGATAAATGAACGTCTTGAAGGATATAGCAGAATGGGTGACTTCACCTCTGTTATTTTCCAGCATGAGTATGATCATTTAAATGGCATTTTATTTATTGACAGACTCTGCCAGCCACTAATTAATTCAGATGAACTTGACAGAAGAGTCGCCCTCGACTTCAACAAAAGCAGAGATGACATAGTAAAATGGATTCAGAGTAATCACAATTTTACTCCAACCGAGAAACAACTTGATGAATGGGAGGAGTCAGGGATTCTTGAATTCAGAATTATTGAAGGGGAGAAAAGATATTTCCGAAACGCAGCTCCAAATATTTTCAGAGTGAATGCTGATGCTCGTCAGTTTATAAATTCATCCATCATAAAGAGTGCGGAGGCAGGTGCAAAAAACATTTTAGACACTCATCTGAATGAAATTTCTGAAACTGATATAAAAGGCAAGTATGTTCTGCCGGAAGTATCCACTCATGTGAAATACACTATCACAGTACTTGAAAGTAAAGTTAATGTTGGAGAGACAGTAAAGGCATGGTTGCCATATCCAAGAATGGATATTGATCGTCAGACTAATGTCTCTTTTATCAATGCGTCTCAAGACAATTATATATTATCTGAAGATCAGACCGAACACACTTCAATTTATATGGAACAAGTAGCTAAGAAAGGAGAACCGATTACTTTTTCTGTGGAGTTTTCTTTCACATCACAGGGTGAATGGTTTGATTTATCACAAATAACTCCTAAACCATATAATAAAGATTCTGAACTTTATAGAAAATATACCTCTCAGAAACCTCCCCATATTGTTTTTTCAGAAAACATCAGAAGTCTGACCGACAGCATAACAAGGAATGATAAATCAGAAATAGAGAATTTACAATCTATATATAGTTATATAACTTCAAATTTCCCTTGGGCCAGTGCATTGGAATATTCAACTATACCAAATATACCGGAATATGTGCTTCAATATAATAAAGGTGATTGTGGTCAGGTAGCACTACTTTTAATAAGCATGTTGCGATACAAAGGTATCCCTGCACGCTGGCAAAGCGGATGGATGACTCACCCTGGAGAAGTTAATCTTCATGACTGGGCTGAAGTCTATTTTGAAGGTGTAGGGTGGATTCCGGTAGATGTATCGTTTGGTCGCGGAGAACCACTTAATAACAGGATTGGAAGAAAATTCTTCATGTCAGGTATTGACTCATACAGACTGTATATCAACAACGATTTCTCCGGTAAATTTTATCCTGCAAAACAGTTTCCAAGGAGCGAAACTGTAGATTTCCAAAGAGGTGAAGTTGAAACCGAAAAAGAGAATCTGTATTTTAACAAATGGGATTATAAGCTGGAGATTATATCACAAAAGAAAGAATGA
- a CDS encoding nucleotidyltransferase family protein, producing MKAMIFAAGLGTRLKPITDTTPKALVPVGGKPLLQHTIEKLKLAGFDEIIINIHHFGDQIIDFVKSNKYFDIRIEFSDERASLLDTGGGIKKASHFFNDNKPFLVHNVDILSNIDLNQLYNYHLNNNAVATLVCSCRKTSRYLCFDSERQLKGWVNIKTGEVKSSIPEFNSNQYIQMAFSGIHIINPEIFNQMHKFEDRFSIIDFYLSICNDEKIVYYSNENSQMIDVGKMESLEQANKFFS from the coding sequence ATGAAAGCAATGATATTTGCAGCCGGACTCGGCACTCGTCTTAAACCAATAACAGATACAACTCCCAAGGCATTGGTGCCTGTTGGGGGTAAACCATTATTGCAGCATACTATAGAGAAGCTCAAACTGGCAGGATTTGATGAGATAATAATAAATATCCATCACTTTGGTGATCAGATTATCGATTTTGTGAAATCCAATAAATATTTTGATATAAGAATTGAATTCTCTGACGAACGTGCATCACTTCTTGATACAGGAGGAGGAATAAAAAAGGCTTCCCATTTTTTTAACGATAATAAACCCTTTCTGGTACATAATGTAGATATCCTTTCAAATATAGATCTGAATCAACTCTATAATTACCATTTAAACAATAATGCTGTAGCAACACTTGTATGCAGTTGCAGAAAAACATCCAGGTACCTCTGCTTTGACTCGGAAAGACAACTGAAGGGGTGGGTTAATATTAAAACCGGTGAGGTGAAATCCTCTATTCCCGAATTCAATTCTAACCAATATATTCAGATGGCATTTTCAGGCATTCACATAATTAATCCTGAAATATTTAACCAAATGCATAAGTTTGAGGACAGGTTTTCAATCATAGATTTTTACCTATCCATCTGCAATGATGAGAAAATAGTATACTACTCCAATGAAAATAGTCAAATGATTGATGTAGGTAAAATGGAGTCACTGGAACAAGCAAATAAATTTTTCTCTTAG
- a CDS encoding HAD family hydrolase, whose product MNIRKQFESYLRKHNYTNFDLKAVLFDMDGILYDSMPAHAKSWQMTMEEFGYKSTEPIEFYFHEGRVGKSTINIITEREFKRSATREEKDKIYARKTELFQQINDNAIIKGSKEVLKFVKDNEMKTVLVTGSGQPSLLDRIDSHFPDTFSPETMVTAFDVVNGKPDPEPYLMGLEKGGKLTPNQALVIENAPLGIESAAAAGIFTIAVNTGLLSDEMLMDAGASLLFHSMTELLDNLPEIIHLTDTIRI is encoded by the coding sequence ATGAACATACGTAAGCAGTTTGAGAGTTATCTCAGAAAACATAACTACACAAATTTTGATTTAAAGGCAGTTCTATTTGATATGGATGGTATTCTTTACGACTCCATGCCTGCACATGCAAAGTCATGGCAAATGACAATGGAGGAGTTTGGATATAAGTCAACCGAACCCATAGAGTTTTATTTTCATGAAGGTCGTGTTGGCAAATCTACTATAAACATCATAACTGAAAGAGAATTTAAAAGAAGCGCAACCAGAGAGGAGAAAGATAAAATATATGCACGCAAAACAGAACTGTTTCAACAGATTAATGATAATGCAATTATAAAAGGATCAAAAGAAGTTCTCAAATTTGTCAAAGATAATGAAATGAAAACTGTACTGGTTACAGGTTCCGGACAGCCATCACTACTGGACAGGATCGACTCTCATTTTCCTGACACATTTTCCCCGGAAACAATGGTTACCGCTTTTGATGTAGTGAATGGTAAGCCTGATCCTGAACCATATCTTATGGGGTTAGAGAAGGGTGGAAAGTTAACTCCTAACCAGGCATTGGTCATTGAAAATGCTCCACTTGGTATTGAATCTGCTGCGGCTGCTGGTATTTTTACCATTGCTGTGAATACAGGGTTGCTAAGTGATGAAATGCTTATGGATGCAGGTGCCTCACTTCTGTTTCATTCTATGACTGAACTTCTCGATAATCTCCCTGAAATAATTCATCTGACTGATACAATCAGAATATAA